Genomic DNA from Fragaria vesca subsp. vesca unplaced genomic scaffold, FraVesHawaii_1.0 scf0512385, whole genome shotgun sequence:
GTTACGTACAGCTCTTCTTGTTATGATGGCCCATCTTATTACAACGACCGCATCGAATCAGCTTCTTCTCACCAGCAGATGCTATCCTCTTTGATTTAGGCCTCCCAGCCGGCCTCTTTGTAACAGGAGGTAGTATAAAGTCCTCAGTGGAAGAACAAGAGGCATCCACGTTACTCAGAGGTGCAATAGGAAAGCTATAACACATCCTATAGTATTCAGCAGTAAAATAAGGATCAATGAAATCATACACATCAAGTCTTGCATCTTGTATAGCAGCAAGTGCATGAGCGCATGGGAAGCAATTAATCTGCCACTTCACACATGAACAAGTACGAGTAGAGAGGTCCACTAAATAGGAGTACTTATCATTCCTAACCTCATAAACATTTTCATGGGAAGCAATCACCCTGAACACACGAGACCTATCAAGCTGCTCTTTCagcctcttctccattttaggaGTAAGCTTGGTAGTCCAAGATTTCGACTTAACACTCCTTTCTGACATcatctttatttctttcattctagTTTGATCTAACATAGCGAAAGGGGGCAGTGAACGCTCAGCAACAATCCAGTTATTAAAGGATTCAGCAATACCATTTGCCATAATCCCATACCGACAACCTTTAAAAAAAGCACGGCACTAATGTCCTAATGGAATCTCCCTTATGAATTCATCAATAGTAGCAGCACCACTCTCatctctcaaattttttaaatgaaagtaGAAAGACTTCTCAGTCGATGCATAAGCCACTTTAAAGAATTTTTGTAAcacatcagcaacaacaatttcCCCTCCTTT
This window encodes:
- the LOC101302715 gene encoding uncharacterized protein LOC101302715: MANGIAESFNNWIVAERSLPPFAMLDQTRMKEIKMMSERSVKSKSWTTKLTPKMEKRLKEQLDRSRVFRVIASHENVYEVRNDKYSYLVDLSTRTCSCVKWQINCFPCAHALAAIQDARLDVYDFIDPYFTAEYYRMCYSFPIAPLSNVDASCSSTEDFILPPVTKRPAGRPKSKRIASAGEKKLIRCGRCNKMGHHNKKS